One window of the Triticum dicoccoides isolate Atlit2015 ecotype Zavitan chromosome 3B, WEW_v2.0, whole genome shotgun sequence genome contains the following:
- the LOC119274708 gene encoding uncharacterized protein LOC119274708, with protein sequence MAWAACRWTTAFRIIRCAVLGAARLTSPGCAVLDAPTAWPLATSTSWALVSTRRRTTTPPSPCNARPRGAVVVAAAVEVVVVDTTREHYVDDDCDGGSTPVVHVYGSVTAKTRATSGERWVEEHSLFHRAKGQLARVPRDAPIPLQTTAVLVSAPLCSHSELQVSAELLDASASWQSPDHEIARGSVVFAPRLAGTDTAEIAGADGKVSTAVVTGQNGRLAMEPSASR encoded by the exons ATGGCTTGGGCGGCTTGCCGCTGGACTACCGCGTTCAGAATCATACGGTGCGCCGTCCTGGGGGCAGCAAGGCTGACCTCGCCTGGGTGCGCCGTCCTAGATGCGCCGACCGCTTGGCCATTGGCGACGTCGACCTCATGGGCGCTTGTCAGTACGCGGAGGAGAACGACGACGCCACCCTCACCCTGTAACGCGCGCCCGCGTGGCGCCGTTGTGGTGGCCGCCgccgtggaggtggtggtggtggacacGACACGTGAACATTATGTCGACGACGACTGCGACGGCGGCTCGACTCCCGTCGTCCACGTCTACGGCTCCGTGACCGCGAAAACCAGAGCGACTTCGGGCGAACGCTGGGTGGAGGAGCACAGCCTGTTCCACAGGGCGAAAGGCCAGCTGGCCCGCGTGCCCAGAGACGCGCCCATACCGCTGCAGACGACGGCGGTGCTCGTCTCCGCGCCGCTGTGCTCGCACTCGGAGCTTCAGGTCTCCGCCGAGCTGCTGGACGCCAGCGCGTCGTGGCAGAGCCCCGACCACGAAATCGCGCGTGGCTCCGTGGTCTTCGCCCCACGCCTGGCCGGGACCGACACCGCGGAGATCGCCGGCGCCGACGGCAAG GTCAGCACCGCTGTTGTCACCGGGCAGAATGGTCGACTGGCCATGGAGCCCTCTGCGAGCAG GTGA